A genomic window from Algoriphagus sp. Y33 includes:
- a CDS encoding DUF3307 domain-containing protein yields the protein MLILIKLILAHLIGDFLLQPTSWVKEKERRKAASSKLYLHLLIHGSLVLLLLWEISLWQIALYISIAHGIIDILKLYAQKPKTKTRWFIADQVMHLVSILLIWGVFTEVTVDWQSVLQDPAVLGLITIVIFLTQPTSIILSTLLKKWSDSIPSQPDQSLQDAGKYIGILERLFVFAFIVTGHWEAVGFLLAAKSVFRFGDLRKSKERKLTEYILIGTLLSFGTAMLSGLIFLSITQ from the coding sequence ATGCTAATTCTGATAAAACTTATCCTCGCACATCTAATCGGTGATTTTCTGTTGCAACCCACTTCATGGGTGAAGGAAAAAGAAAGGCGTAAAGCTGCATCATCCAAACTTTACCTCCATCTATTGATTCACGGTTCCCTTGTTCTGTTACTGCTTTGGGAGATTAGTCTTTGGCAAATAGCCCTCTATATCAGCATTGCACATGGGATCATTGATATCCTCAAACTTTACGCTCAGAAACCTAAAACTAAAACAAGGTGGTTCATCGCGGATCAAGTAATGCACTTGGTAAGCATTCTACTCATTTGGGGGGTATTCACAGAAGTTACTGTGGATTGGCAGTCAGTACTTCAGGATCCTGCTGTTCTAGGGCTGATCACAATAGTGATTTTTCTTACTCAACCTACTTCAATTATCTTGTCTACCTTACTCAAAAAGTGGTCTGATTCCATCCCGTCGCAGCCTGACCAATCCCTTCAGGATGCCGGCAAATACATAGGGATTCTAGAGCGGCTGTTTGTTTTTGCTTTTATCGTCACAGGGCACTGGGAGGCTGTAGGCTTCTTGCTGGCCGCCAAATCTGTTTTTCGCTTTGGGGATCTTCGAAAATCCAAAGAGCGTAAACTTACTGAGTACATTCTGATCGGAACCTTGCTGAGCTTCGGCACCGCTATGTTATCAGGACTTATCTTTTTATCTATTACCCAATAA
- a CDS encoding Gfo/Idh/MocA family protein yields MEKRREFIKKSLLGTAGIAMAGMSMSAKSYASIIGANERINLAVVGIRGQGSNHINQWCALKDNRNVRLKTLCDADEQYFEPSSKVVIEKTGITPQTEWDVRKVLEDKEIDAVSLAIPNHWHALATIWACQAGKHVYVEKPASHNVWEGRKMVEAARKYDRRVQVGFQNRSIANVMEAMEFLHGGGIGDVYMARGTCFKPRDSFGKVADSTAPDSLHYDYWRGPAEMIPYNEKKVHYNWHWHWATGNGDTGNQGPHQFDVARWGMNKNEHPVSVYSAGGIYGIDPNECSQETPNTQSSVFKYADGTMLEFETRGRYTNGESSLDVHIGNVFYGTKGYLELDGGTWKAFREKEAEPFAQSKKEAVQEPSNQVLAAPGGAEHYANFLDAIRTGNDEALHCDIEEGFKSSVLPLIANVSYLTGRELRFDGSTETFVKDKEADKMLTRAYRDPYTIPNKI; encoded by the coding sequence ATGGAAAAAAGAAGAGAATTCATCAAGAAAAGTCTCTTAGGTACTGCCGGAATAGCAATGGCCGGCATGAGTATGAGTGCCAAATCATACGCTTCGATCATTGGAGCAAACGAGCGGATCAACCTAGCCGTAGTGGGAATACGGGGACAGGGGAGCAATCACATTAATCAGTGGTGCGCCTTAAAAGATAACCGCAATGTCAGATTGAAAACCCTATGTGATGCGGATGAGCAGTATTTCGAACCGAGTTCAAAAGTTGTAATTGAGAAAACAGGAATAACTCCCCAGACGGAATGGGATGTACGCAAGGTATTGGAAGATAAGGAAATAGATGCGGTATCACTTGCCATACCCAACCATTGGCACGCACTGGCCACCATCTGGGCTTGTCAGGCAGGAAAACATGTCTATGTAGAAAAACCTGCCAGTCACAACGTGTGGGAGGGAAGAAAAATGGTGGAAGCCGCCCGCAAATACGACCGCAGGGTGCAGGTAGGCTTTCAGAACCGATCCATTGCCAATGTAATGGAAGCCATGGAATTTCTTCATGGAGGAGGAATAGGCGATGTCTATATGGCCCGTGGCACATGCTTCAAGCCACGTGATTCTTTTGGTAAAGTGGCAGATAGTACAGCACCCGATTCTTTGCACTACGATTACTGGCGAGGTCCTGCTGAGATGATTCCATATAACGAAAAGAAAGTACACTACAACTGGCATTGGCACTGGGCTACCGGAAATGGAGACACAGGAAATCAGGGACCGCATCAGTTTGATGTAGCCAGATGGGGAATGAACAAGAATGAGCATCCGGTTTCAGTTTATTCTGCCGGGGGCATCTATGGGATCGACCCCAACGAATGCTCTCAGGAAACTCCCAATACGCAAAGCTCAGTATTCAAATATGCAGATGGCACTATGCTGGAATTTGAAACCAGAGGGAGATATACCAATGGAGAATCCAGCTTAGATGTCCACATAGGCAATGTGTTTTACGGAACCAAAGGGTATTTGGAGCTGGATGGAGGTACGTGGAAAGCTTTTCGTGAGAAAGAAGCCGAGCCTTTTGCCCAATCTAAAAAAGAAGCAGTTCAGGAGCCCAGTAATCAAGTTTTGGCAGCACCGGGCGGTGCTGAGCATTATGCCAACTTCCTAGATGCGATTAGAACTGGAAATGATGAAGCTCTTCATTGTGATATTGAAGAAGGGTTTAAGTCTTCCGTGTTGCCCCTGATCGCCAATGTATCTTACCTGACTGGCCGCGAACTAAGATTTGACGGAAGCACCGAAACGTTTGTCAAGGATAAAGAAGCAGATAAAATGCTCACAAGGGCTTATCGTGATCCGTACACCATTCCCAATAAAATTTGA
- a CDS encoding YihY/virulence factor BrkB family protein, with the protein MENEQNMANLTPSRFKITHIPSLIVESFKQWNEADPWRLSAVVAYYAVLSLPALMVIVINTVGALWGVDIVTGKLNNELASAMGPETAVFLTNMVEQTQNSDKSLVASIIGIGVLIFGASGVFFHLKISINAIWGIKQTDDVKWYYTIWDRAVSFGFVLVLGFLLLISFVLTALLSFFSDFIKSILPEFVVVFAFVVDFAISYGVIAVLFALIFKYLPDAKIRWKSVWVGAFLTSFLFSISKFLLGIYFGAAEPGSTYGAAGSVILILLWVSYSCLIFFYGAEFTKVFSIRYGYGIIPRKHYSRVKKKEIVLEGDFIPPPKDPVLDGEEDELKKEN; encoded by the coding sequence ATGGAAAACGAACAAAATATGGCAAATCTTACCCCTTCACGGTTCAAAATCACACACATTCCCAGCTTGATAGTGGAGAGTTTCAAGCAATGGAATGAAGCTGATCCATGGAGACTTAGTGCAGTGGTAGCATACTACGCAGTACTTTCTCTCCCAGCACTCATGGTGATAGTGATTAATACAGTAGGTGCCCTCTGGGGAGTAGATATCGTGACAGGAAAACTAAATAATGAGCTGGCTTCTGCAATGGGACCGGAGACGGCGGTTTTTCTGACCAATATGGTAGAGCAAACTCAGAATAGCGACAAGTCCTTAGTAGCATCTATCATAGGAATTGGCGTATTGATATTCGGAGCCTCAGGTGTTTTCTTTCACTTAAAAATCTCCATAAATGCAATTTGGGGTATTAAGCAAACTGATGATGTCAAATGGTACTATACGATTTGGGACCGCGCGGTCAGTTTTGGATTTGTGCTGGTATTAGGTTTTCTGCTGCTGATCAGTTTCGTACTGACCGCCCTGCTCTCATTTTTCAGTGATTTTATCAAAAGTATATTACCTGAATTTGTAGTGGTTTTTGCGTTTGTCGTGGATTTTGCAATTTCCTATGGTGTAATCGCTGTCCTTTTCGCCTTAATATTCAAATACCTGCCGGATGCCAAAATCAGATGGAAATCCGTGTGGGTAGGTGCATTTCTCACCTCTTTTCTTTTCTCAATTTCCAAATTCCTCCTCGGCATATATTTTGGCGCGGCAGAGCCTGGATCAACTTACGGAGCAGCGGGGTCTGTCATCCTAATCTTACTTTGGGTTTCTTACTCCTGTTTGATTTTCTTCTACGGTGCAGAGTTCACCAAAGTATTCTCCATTAGATATGGCTATGGTATTATTCCCAGAAAACATTATTCCCGAGTAAAAAAAAAGGAAATAGTACTTGAGGGAGATTTTATCCCCCCGCCAAAAGACCCCGTGTTGGATGGAGAAGAAGATGAATTGAAAAAAGAGAACTAG
- the egtD gene encoding L-histidine N(alpha)-methyltransferase: protein MNAKNTDFGTFAQDVMLGLNSTPKTLPSKYFYDAKGDKLFQQIMALPEYYLTRKEYEILESQHEQILAKILALGEPFNLVELGAGDGFKTKILLRYLVKEKVEFNYFPVDFSGSVLEELQQSLASELPELSVSPIQDTYRESLKKQEWEDGKPNLILFLGANLGNFGVKEAKNVIDHLRVGTKRGDMVLLGFDLKKHPQTILNAYNDKQGITREFNMNLLDRINRELDADFDRDSFMHWPTYNPVSGECRSYLVSLKPQQVTIGALNQNFEFEAFESIFTEISKKYSLTEIGSLASSGGFHVEENFLDSEEYFADVLWERV from the coding sequence ATGAATGCAAAAAACACGGATTTTGGGACTTTTGCCCAAGATGTAATGCTGGGACTTAATTCTACTCCCAAAACACTTCCTTCCAAATATTTCTATGATGCCAAAGGAGATAAACTCTTTCAGCAAATTATGGCATTGCCTGAGTATTACCTCACACGTAAGGAATATGAGATACTGGAAAGTCAGCACGAGCAAATTTTAGCTAAAATTCTTGCTTTGGGCGAACCGTTTAATCTGGTAGAACTTGGTGCGGGCGACGGATTTAAGACTAAGATATTACTTAGATATCTAGTAAAAGAGAAAGTAGAGTTCAACTATTTTCCTGTGGATTTTTCAGGATCAGTATTGGAAGAATTGCAGCAAAGTTTGGCGTCAGAACTCCCAGAATTATCGGTGAGCCCTATTCAGGATACTTATAGAGAATCGCTGAAGAAGCAGGAGTGGGAAGATGGAAAACCGAACTTAATCTTATTCCTGGGAGCCAACCTTGGAAATTTTGGAGTAAAAGAAGCCAAAAATGTTATCGATCATTTACGTGTGGGGACAAAGCGCGGAGACATGGTTTTACTCGGTTTTGATTTAAAGAAACATCCGCAGACCATTTTAAATGCTTATAATGATAAGCAGGGAATTACCCGGGAATTCAATATGAATTTACTTGATAGAATCAACAGAGAGCTTGATGCTGATTTTGACCGTGATTCATTTATGCACTGGCCAACGTATAATCCTGTAAGCGGTGAATGCAGAAGCTATTTGGTTTCTCTGAAACCCCAACAGGTTACGATAGGAGCACTAAACCAAAATTTTGAATTCGAAGCTTTTGAGTCAATTTTCACCGAAATATCCAAAAAATACAGTTTGACAGAGATAGGTTCTTTAGCTTCCTCAGGCGGATTTCATGTGGAAGAAAATTTCTTGGATTCTGAGGAATATTTTGCTGATGTGTTGTGGGAAAGGGTATAA
- a CDS encoding bile acid:sodium symporter family protein, with protein MNPNTELDSIQLNFSSGDLLLLNLALALIMYGVALDLRLEDFNYLVKNPKGFFLGIFSQFLLLPFLTWCLVLIMQPPPSVALGMFLVAACPGGNVSNFLTNLAEGNTALSISLTAFSSTISIMSTPLNFALWAGFYAPTSNLLREISLDYSDAFSTVALILGVPLILGIITHRYAPTFAEKASRILKPLSILIFASFVVIAFAGNFDLFTRYISLIFLWVLAHNFVAMGSGFITGKIFKLPLADVKTLTIETGIQNSGLGLVLIFTYFDGLGGMAIITAWWGIWHLISGMTISSLWKSKN; from the coding sequence ATGAACCCAAACACAGAACTGGATTCCATCCAACTCAATTTTTCTTCCGGTGATTTATTACTTCTAAATCTTGCACTTGCACTGATTATGTATGGCGTAGCGCTGGACTTGAGGCTCGAGGATTTCAACTACTTGGTAAAAAACCCCAAAGGCTTCTTTCTGGGCATATTTTCTCAATTTCTCCTTTTGCCATTTCTTACTTGGTGTCTGGTGCTGATTATGCAACCTCCCCCATCGGTTGCTTTGGGAATGTTTTTGGTAGCGGCCTGTCCGGGAGGAAATGTATCTAATTTTCTTACAAATCTTGCTGAGGGTAACACTGCACTCTCTATAAGTCTCACGGCATTTTCCAGTACGATATCCATCATGAGTACCCCGTTGAATTTTGCACTTTGGGCAGGTTTCTATGCCCCCACTTCAAATTTATTACGTGAAATTAGCCTGGATTATTCTGATGCATTTTCTACCGTAGCGTTGATTCTGGGTGTTCCGTTGATTCTTGGGATAATTACACATCGCTATGCTCCCACATTCGCTGAGAAAGCCTCCAGAATCCTCAAACCACTGAGCATTCTGATTTTCGCATCCTTTGTAGTAATTGCTTTTGCGGGAAATTTCGACCTATTTACCAGATATATCTCTCTGATTTTTCTCTGGGTTTTAGCACATAATTTCGTGGCAATGGGATCTGGGTTTATTACAGGTAAAATATTCAAATTACCTCTGGCTGATGTGAAAACGTTGACGATCGAGACCGGAATTCAAAATTCAGGTTTGGGGCTGGTTTTGATTTTCACTTATTTTGATGGACTTGGTGGAATGGCTATTATTACGGCTTGGTGGGGTATCTGGCATTTGATTTCAGGTATGACTATCTCAAGTCTCTGGAAATCAAAAAACTGA
- a CDS encoding DNA topoisomerase IB, producing the protein MVTAAELPKGLVYTRDSQPGILRKKKGRGFIFLDKDNQRLIDESELKRIKDLVIPPAWKDVWISPKKNGYLQATGIDEMGRKQYLYHPKWSEYSSKIKYDDLLKFGFYLPKLRERYKKDLQDKTWSKNKVLALATALLDELYLRVGNKYYTESNKTHGLTTLRRKHLKEDGKKLLINYTAKSGKERSVSLTNKRLIRLLKDCSQLPGYELFRYQEGEAWHTIDSSALNDYISPEIPEGKYYTAKYFRTWGANCVCIKHADEVELLCKGTKKKPETTLIKLVAEQMGHTVAVCKSSYLHPEILSRCLNPEKLKDCLPKGFSNKGYKPEEIQLIKILCAKLN; encoded by the coding sequence ATGGTCACAGCAGCAGAACTCCCAAAAGGTCTGGTTTATACCCGGGACTCCCAGCCCGGAATACTTAGAAAGAAAAAGGGACGTGGATTTATTTTCCTGGACAAAGACAACCAAAGGCTCATTGATGAATCGGAATTAAAGCGGATTAAAGACTTGGTGATACCTCCGGCATGGAAGGATGTATGGATCAGCCCAAAAAAGAACGGCTATCTTCAGGCTACAGGAATAGATGAAATGGGCAGGAAGCAATACCTCTACCATCCAAAATGGTCTGAATATTCGTCCAAAATCAAATATGATGACCTGCTCAAATTTGGGTTTTATTTACCCAAACTGCGAGAACGATATAAGAAGGATTTACAGGATAAAACTTGGAGTAAGAATAAAGTTTTGGCACTGGCAACGGCACTTTTGGATGAATTGTATCTTCGGGTAGGTAATAAATACTACACTGAAAGCAACAAGACACACGGCCTTACTACACTCAGAAGAAAACACCTCAAAGAGGACGGCAAAAAACTGCTGATCAATTACACTGCAAAAAGCGGAAAAGAACGTTCTGTATCCCTCACCAACAAAAGGCTGATCCGATTGCTTAAAGATTGCTCTCAGCTTCCCGGTTACGAACTGTTCAGGTACCAGGAAGGGGAAGCATGGCATACAATAGACTCTTCTGCATTAAACGATTACATCAGTCCGGAGATTCCGGAAGGGAAGTATTATACGGCCAAATATTTTAGGACCTGGGGAGCAAATTGTGTCTGCATCAAACATGCAGATGAGGTAGAACTCCTTTGTAAGGGGACAAAAAAAAAGCCTGAGACTACTTTAATCAAATTGGTGGCCGAACAGATGGGACATACCGTGGCCGTCTGCAAAAGCTCCTATTTGCATCCGGAAATTTTATCCCGATGTCTGAATCCCGAAAAACTTAAGGATTGTTTGCCAAAAGGATTTTCCAATAAAGGATACAAACCGGAGGAAATCCAGTTGATTAAAATTCTTTGTGCCAAACTGAACTGA
- a CDS encoding phospho-sugar mutase: protein MTTIDSNISAKADFWLNGNIDEDSKAQIRTLIDQNPSELTDSFYQDLEFGTGGLRGLMGVGTNRMNVYTVGMATQGLANYLLKCFPGETIRVAITHDCRINNTLFATTTANVLTANGIHVLYFKEMRPTPMLSFAVRHYACKSGVMITASHNPKEYNGYKAYWEDGAQVVAPHDKNIIEEVKKITSFDDVNWDKNDDLFQYIEEDFDEIYLALVKGLSLAPEAIATQKDMPIVFSPIHGASGKMVPAALKAFGFENINIVKEQAEPDGNFPTVIYPNPEEAEALTLSLKLGKEVGAELVLACDPDGDRYAAAVPNASGEFELLNGNQTGAFLTYYLLSQWKKAGKLDGNQYMVNTIVTTELIDKICEGFGVKCFSVLTGFKNIAAIIKDLEGKQTFIGGGEESYGYLIGDFVRDKDGVSACAMVAEAISYYKTQGKTVFDVLAEIYNQFGFYKESLISVTKKGKDGAEQIQALMTDFRHHPPAEMNGAEVVKIVDVKESTVKDVKSGKSEKLDMDKSNVMQFYLTDGSKISARPSGTEPKIKYYFSVNTPLSNTADYRKVETTLAERLEGLKRYFS, encoded by the coding sequence ATGACTACCATAGATTCCAACATCTCAGCCAAAGCAGACTTTTGGCTTAATGGCAATATCGATGAAGACTCGAAAGCCCAAATCCGAACCCTTATTGATCAAAATCCTTCTGAGCTAACAGATTCATTTTATCAGGATCTGGAATTTGGTACAGGAGGACTTAGAGGTCTGATGGGTGTAGGAACAAACAGAATGAATGTTTACACTGTGGGCATGGCTACCCAGGGGTTGGCAAATTACCTGTTGAAATGCTTTCCAGGTGAAACAATCCGTGTAGCAATTACCCACGATTGTAGAATTAATAATACGCTTTTTGCTACAACGACAGCAAATGTCCTCACTGCAAATGGAATTCATGTCCTGTACTTTAAAGAAATGCGTCCTACTCCGATGCTTTCTTTTGCCGTACGTCATTACGCTTGTAAAAGTGGTGTGATGATCACAGCTTCGCACAATCCTAAAGAATACAATGGTTACAAAGCCTATTGGGAAGATGGTGCACAAGTAGTCGCTCCACACGACAAAAATATTATAGAAGAAGTAAAAAAAATCACCTCTTTTGATGATGTCAACTGGGATAAAAACGATGATCTTTTCCAATATATAGAAGAAGACTTCGATGAGATTTATTTAGCCCTTGTCAAAGGCTTAAGCCTAGCTCCGGAGGCTATCGCCACGCAGAAGGATATGCCGATTGTCTTTTCTCCAATTCATGGAGCTTCAGGAAAAATGGTTCCCGCAGCACTTAAGGCTTTTGGATTTGAAAACATCAACATCGTAAAAGAGCAAGCTGAACCCGATGGGAATTTCCCGACGGTTATTTACCCAAATCCTGAAGAAGCCGAAGCTTTAACGCTTTCATTGAAGCTGGGCAAAGAAGTTGGAGCAGAATTAGTGTTGGCCTGTGATCCGGATGGTGATCGATACGCCGCAGCTGTACCAAATGCTTCCGGAGAATTTGAACTGTTGAACGGTAACCAAACCGGTGCTTTTCTAACTTATTACTTGCTTAGCCAATGGAAAAAAGCAGGTAAACTGGACGGCAATCAGTATATGGTGAACACCATTGTCACCACAGAACTAATCGATAAAATCTGCGAAGGTTTTGGAGTGAAATGCTTCTCTGTTTTAACAGGATTCAAAAACATCGCTGCGATTATTAAAGATCTTGAAGGAAAACAGACCTTTATCGGAGGCGGGGAAGAATCTTACGGATACTTGATTGGTGATTTTGTACGTGACAAAGACGGCGTGAGTGCCTGCGCAATGGTAGCAGAAGCAATCTCTTATTACAAAACTCAAGGCAAGACAGTTTTTGATGTACTTGCCGAGATATACAATCAGTTTGGATTCTATAAAGAGTCACTTATTTCTGTTACCAAAAAAGGCAAAGACGGGGCTGAGCAAATCCAAGCCTTAATGACTGATTTCCGTCATCATCCGCCTGCAGAAATGAATGGTGCGGAAGTAGTGAAAATAGTGGATGTAAAAGAAAGCACCGTCAAAGATGTGAAATCCGGAAAGTCAGAAAAACTCGATATGGATAAATCCAATGTGATGCAGTTTTATCTAACGGACGGAAGTAAAATTTCAGCCAGGCCATCCGGAACGGAGCCAAAAATCAAGTATTACTTCTCGGTAAATACTCCGTTGTCCAATACGGCAGACTACAGAAAAGTAGAGACTACACTTGCAGAAAGACTAGAAGGATTGAAGCGGTATTTTAGCTAA
- a CDS encoding 1-acyl-sn-glycerol-3-phosphate acyltransferase: MKYLVNFILRLLVKIALKGYFRKIIVEGKENIPKNRPVILVANHQNALIDPLLLATHTTLNPYFLTRASVFKKSFVAKLLNFIRMLPVYRVRDGFATIQQNQGTFDQTYEVLRKNGTVIIFAEGSHSLVRNLRPLSKGFTRMAFGLKEKYPETQPVILPVALDYSAHKRSGSRARLTFGKAIPVDMPPSKSGLLTKSVQKALQDLVVEIPNEGYEQHLKNLIEHQVDVSSRVDVDLFLKTGEVPNPVTESSGLKNKLMKIFHFPLYWLWLWKKPSVQDPVFSSTWKFMIGFVLAPFYYLFLIWLAMDTSLGSWALAFLLMAWISLVGNRNPQE, encoded by the coding sequence ATGAAATACCTAGTCAATTTTATCCTGAGACTGCTAGTTAAAATAGCGTTGAAGGGATATTTCAGGAAAATAATCGTGGAGGGAAAGGAAAATATCCCAAAAAACAGACCTGTCATTCTGGTCGCCAACCACCAAAATGCGCTGATTGATCCATTGCTATTGGCTACCCACACTACCTTGAACCCTTATTTTTTAACGAGGGCTTCGGTTTTCAAAAAATCATTTGTAGCCAAGTTGCTCAATTTTATCCGCATGCTTCCCGTGTACAGAGTGCGGGATGGATTTGCCACAATTCAACAAAATCAAGGCACTTTTGACCAAACCTATGAAGTACTTCGTAAAAACGGTACGGTGATCATTTTTGCCGAAGGGAGTCATAGTTTGGTAAGAAATCTTCGTCCCTTGAGTAAGGGGTTTACCAGAATGGCTTTTGGACTTAAAGAAAAATACCCCGAAACCCAACCGGTAATTTTACCTGTGGCATTAGATTACTCTGCACACAAAAGATCCGGAAGCAGGGCGCGATTGACCTTCGGTAAAGCCATTCCCGTGGATATGCCACCTTCCAAATCCGGTCTGCTGACCAAATCAGTACAAAAAGCGTTGCAAGACCTTGTTGTGGAGATACCAAATGAAGGATATGAGCAACATCTGAAAAACCTAATCGAGCATCAGGTAGACGTGAGTTCAAGGGTAGATGTAGATCTGTTCTTAAAGACAGGAGAAGTTCCAAACCCTGTTACTGAATCATCAGGTTTGAAAAACAAACTGATGAAAATCTTCCATTTTCCTCTCTATTGGCTGTGGCTTTGGAAAAAGCCAAGTGTACAGGATCCTGTTTTTTCATCCACTTGGAAGTTTATGATAGGCTTTGTGCTGGCCCCTTTTTACTACCTGTTTCTAATTTGGCTTGCAATGGATACATCGCTGGGAAGCTGGGCATTGGCATTCCTGCTTATGGCCTGGATCTCACTCGTTGGCAATCGGAATCCTCAGGAATAA
- the hppD gene encoding 4-hydroxyphenylpyruvate dioxygenase yields MSQDFLPLKGTDYVELYVGNAKQSALYYQYAFGYELIAYAGPETGVKDRASYVLKQDKIRLVLTSPLHPDGEIAAHIQKHGDGVKVLALWVDDAVQSWKETTRRGAVSASEPETLSDEHGHVVMSSIKTYGETIHTFVERKGYSGIFLPGYQPRSSTYKPEPIGLKYIDHCVGNVALGEMNRWVEFYENVMGFKLLITFDDEDISTEYSALMSKVVSNGNGYIKFPINEPAEGKKKSQIEEYLDFYRGPGVQHMAIATDDIIYTVAELRKRGVEFLVVPPSYYDDLLDRVGKIDEDLQPLKDLNILVDRDDEGYLLQIFTKPVQDRPTLFFEIIQRKGAKSFGKGNFKALFEAIEREQGLRGNL; encoded by the coding sequence ATGAGTCAAGATTTCTTACCCCTGAAGGGAACTGATTACGTAGAATTGTATGTCGGTAATGCCAAGCAATCCGCACTGTATTATCAATATGCTTTTGGATACGAATTGATTGCCTATGCCGGTCCAGAAACCGGTGTAAAGGATCGTGCGTCGTATGTGCTAAAACAAGACAAAATTAGATTGGTACTTACTTCTCCCTTACATCCTGATGGAGAAATTGCCGCACATATCCAAAAACACGGCGATGGAGTGAAGGTACTGGCTCTCTGGGTGGACGATGCGGTCCAATCATGGAAGGAAACAACCCGCAGAGGTGCTGTATCGGCTTCGGAACCGGAAACGCTTAGTGATGAACACGGTCATGTTGTGATGTCTTCTATCAAAACATATGGTGAAACCATCCATACGTTTGTAGAGCGTAAGGGCTATTCCGGTATTTTTCTTCCGGGATATCAGCCGAGATCCAGTACCTATAAACCTGAGCCTATCGGCCTGAAGTATATAGATCACTGTGTAGGCAATGTGGCTTTGGGGGAGATGAACCGTTGGGTAGAATTTTATGAAAATGTCATGGGATTCAAATTACTCATCACTTTTGATGATGAGGATATCTCCACAGAATATTCAGCATTGATGTCCAAAGTGGTATCCAATGGCAATGGATACATCAAATTCCCGATCAATGAACCCGCTGAAGGAAAAAAGAAATCGCAAATCGAAGAATACCTTGATTTCTATCGCGGTCCAGGGGTACAGCACATGGCTATCGCAACCGACGATATCATTTATACGGTGGCTGAATTGAGAAAAAGAGGAGTTGAATTTTTAGTTGTACCTCCATCCTATTACGATGATTTGCTTGATCGTGTGGGAAAAATAGATGAGGATCTTCAGCCATTGAAAGACCTTAATATTCTTGTGGATCGTGATGACGAAGGATATTTACTTCAGATTTTCACCAAACCTGTGCAAGATAGACCTACCCTATTCTTTGAAATCATCCAGAGAAAAGGAGCCAAATCATTTGGAAAAGGGAATTTCAAAGCATTGTTCGAAGCCATAGAAAGAGAGCAGGGACTTCGCGGAAACCTTTGA